A stretch of Channa argus isolate prfri chromosome 16, Channa argus male v1.0, whole genome shotgun sequence DNA encodes these proteins:
- the LOC137101046 gene encoding striatin-3-like isoform X1 yields the protein MFNFPLLSRSASFDVEPIYTFRAHVGPVLSLAMTSSGEQCFSGGIDSTIQWWNIPSSNVDPYDTYAELLLHRICTALQLVGRLQELPPPACVQVQDGTSARDLLTL from the exons ATGTTTAACTTTCCTCTACTTTCCAGAAGTGCCTCGTTTGATGTGGAGCCCATCTACACGTTCAGAGCCCACGT TGGTCCGGTGTTGTCGTTAGCGATGACTTCCAGTGGCGAACAGTGTTTCAGTGGAGGCATCGACTCGACCATCCAGTGGTGGAACATCCCCAGCTCTAATGTGGACCCCTACGACACCTacg CAGAGCTTCTCCTGCATCGAATCTGCACAGCACTGCAGCTTGTGGGCCGCCTCCAGGAGCTGCCGCCTCCAGCCTGTGTCCAAGTCCAGGACGGAACATCTGCTCGAGACCTTCTCACCCTTTAG
- the LOC137101046 gene encoding striatin-3-like isoform X2 codes for MFNFPLLSRSASFDVEPIYTFRAHVGPVLSLAMTSSGEQCFSGGIDSTIQWWNIPSSNVDPYDTYELLLHRICTALQLVGRLQELPPPACVQVQDGTSARDLLTL; via the exons ATGTTTAACTTTCCTCTACTTTCCAGAAGTGCCTCGTTTGATGTGGAGCCCATCTACACGTTCAGAGCCCACGT TGGTCCGGTGTTGTCGTTAGCGATGACTTCCAGTGGCGAACAGTGTTTCAGTGGAGGCATCGACTCGACCATCCAGTGGTGGAACATCCCCAGCTCTAATGTGGACCCCTACGACACCTacg AGCTTCTCCTGCATCGAATCTGCACAGCACTGCAGCTTGTGGGCCGCCTCCAGGAGCTGCCGCCTCCAGCCTGTGTCCAAGTCCAGGACGGAACATCTGCTCGAGACCTTCTCACCCTTTAG